The genomic segment CGAGCGAAGACCGTTGAGATAAAATATCGCCGCCCCAGCCGAGGCCCTGTTGCTCACGTGGTCGTTGATGGGACAGGGCTCAAAATCCACGGTGAGGGAGAGTGGAAAATGCGCAAGCACGGAAAAGAAAAGCGCCGAGTTTGGCGCAAGCTCCACCTGGCTGTTGATGCTCAAACTCATGAAATCATAGCAGCCGAGGTCAGCCTTGATAGTGTTGGAGATAACGAGGTGTTGCCGACCTTATTAAACCCACTACGACGCAAGATACAGCAAGTCTCAGCAGATGGTGCATACGATACAGAGGCTTGCTATGCACTGTTACAGAGAAAGGGTTGTAAACCAACGATTCCTCCCCGCAGTAATGCAGCTTACTGGAAAGGAGATCATCCCAGAAATGAAGCTGTCGAAGCGCTTAAAAATGGGCAGCTTTCACAATGGAAGCATGACAACGACTACCATCAGCGCTCGTTAGCAGAAACAGCAATGTCTCGCTACAAACAGCTCAATTCTCCACAGCTGAGCTTACGTTGTTATAACGGTCAGGTTGGGGAAGCCTTGGCCGGAGTTAAAGCTTTAAACAAAGTGATCGGGCTTGGTATGCCTGTCAGGCAGCAAGCTGCCTGAATGGGTACAAGTCAATTATCAGACTCGGATTTAGGAAACAACGCCATATCGACACAACACTTCAATGGTTGCCATAAGATGCCTCCCTGCAAAGTCGCATTGATTTTACAGGAAAAACGCTTTGGAGGCATGACCGCAAGTTGGTAAATGCAAAGGCAAAACTGTTTTATAAAAACGTGGATCTTGATTCACAAGATATAAACAAGCTATTTTTGATCAATGAGGATGCCGGTTTTTTTCAGGATGAGTTAAAGTCCCTGTTAGTTACCAAACTGCTATCAAAAATGCATGTGGCAAGCTTCGATAATGCAGAGGATCTAATTAACCAACATGGTGGGTTTATCTGTGGTCCTGACATTAGCTGCTTAAATGAACGATACTCATCTTGTGAAATGAGCTTACCCTATAACATTAATTTGGGTATACTTACGACAAATATCAAGACGAATTATAACTTAGAGCGTTTTGTTCTTGATGTGAAAAGTTCACTGAAAGATTTTCATTAGGCTTGTTTTATTATTGTTTCTATTTTCCTCTAAGGATGATTAATATAATTATTGTTGTTCATTGCTCAATTTAATTCTTGAGTTTTTCCTTATGGGATTGTTTTTTAATCCTGCAGGTTTTCTGTTCTTTTTGATTATCCGGGCTGCTCAGTATATTTAGGTGAAATAACTTCTGAGGAGGGAGGTAAACTCGAGGGCTTGACTGGAAAAAGAGCTATTGAGAGAGTGATATTTCGATGATATCACAGGTTTCTCTCTTGGTTATTGCTGCCAATAGAATCGGGATATATATTGGTCTTGGTGTAAATTGAGCCCATATCACTTCGGCAGGTTCAAATTGTTTACAGAGATCATGGCTGCGAGTGATGGAGCACTTTTTCATGATTAGACACGGATAAAAGGACATGACTATGGGCATTCCCCAAGGATTTAATGCAGCGAAAATCTTATCCCCCAAGCGAAACAGCAGCAGCGCACAGAGCATCGATGAGCTGGCTCTCGAGCAACTCAGGCATTTTGGGATCTCTGCGGACAGTGATTACGGGGAGGCGCTCAGGAGGCTGGCGACCGATCTCTATCATGCACAGTCTGATATGTCACAGCTGTGGGCAATTACCAGTGAGACACTGGCACAACTGGATAAGAAAGATAAGCTTGCTTATTTTAACGCCAAGCGTTTTCTCTCTTTTCAGCTGGCCAAGATCCTTGATGGGCTACAAAACCCGTTTCGCCAGACCGCACAGAGCCTGGATCATACCCAGGCCACCCTGTTGGCGAAGGGCAGCTACCCGCTGTTTGACAACATCTCCGCAATTTTTTCTGCAACGCCGGTGATCGCCCGAACTGCAACCTACATCTTTGCCTGCAATGAATGGGTGGATGATGCCTTTCATGGGAAGGAGATGACCCACCAGATCTATTCGCGGCTACTCAACCCCACCTCGATCTCACTGGCCAATGCGATCGTCGATCTGGAGGCCGGGCCCTATACGGCGGATTATCTGGCATGGAACTTTAATAGTGGCATGGCTGCCATCGATGCCTTGCTGTCCAATGTGATGTGTTACGGCGACGTTCTTCTGGTATCACGCAACATTTACGGTGGAGTGCATCAGCTGCTGGTGGATCATTATGCCCGCCGGGATAAACTCAATCTGCAGATCGAATGGTTCGAGGGTTATACCGGCGAGGAGTTTGATAGCTGCCTCAACAGGGTGAAGACCCAATACCGGGATAAGCTCTCGGAGAAAAAGCTGCATATCTACCTGGAGTCACCCTGCAACCCCCATGGCTATGTGCTGGATGTTCCCGAGATTTGCCGGATCGCCCATCAAAGTGGTGAACATCTGGTGATGCTCGATTCAACCCTGGCGACACCGATTCTCAATAAACCCCTACAGCGGCCTGAGCCGGCCGAGCGCCCTGATTATGTGGTCCATAGTTATACCAAGGATATTTCGGGAACCGGGGCATCCACAGCCGGGGTGGTGATCGGGCAGGGGCACCGGATGTTTATCCCCAAGGGGGAGCAGATTAATGGTGTCTCATGGGAAAACTCGATGTTCTGGGATGTTTACTACATCAAGGGGGCTTTTCTGGATGCAGACAAGGCTTACGAGGTATTAACCGGCATGAAGACATTGTCGGAACGGGCCTATAAAAAAGCGATTAATACCACAGCCTTCACCAATTTTTTGGCCAGCCATCCACAGCTTAATGTGCACTCCCATGCGGTTGCATCAGATAAAAACTCCGATCTCAGGGAGAAGTGTCTGGAGCAGGGGTTACCCTGCGCCCTGTTTACCGTCGACATGGAAGATGCCGGGATAGATAAAGAGAGTTTTTCGCGCTTTTTTGATGGGCTGGAGCCCGGCTTTAGCCTAATGGTGAGCCTGGGACAGTCGAATACCATGATCCTTTGTCCGGCGCTCACCTCACACTCAGAGCTATCTCCCGAGGCGATGCGTGAGGCGAATATCTTTCCAACCACGATGCGGATCTCTGTGGGGTGTGAGAGTGTAAAAGATCTGATTGCCGCCCTTATTAATGCAACCCGAGCCCATATCGATCCGATTAAACCCGGTTTTAGCGACCAGTTTATGTCGGCGCAAGAGATCGATCGCATGGTTGAGAGGGTGACTCTTGATATTTATCGTAAGCAGCTAGCCGCTATGCCATCGATGCAGCACTTGCTGGAGAGCTGAGTGCTTGAGTGAGGCGCGAGCTAACAAGCCCAGGCCTGGCCTGGGCTTTTTATGCGCTCTGACTTGTGATCCCCAGTATTTTTAAACTAACTCTGTCTTGATTCAGAGTCACATAACTCTTTTATAACCTGATAGTTTTTACACTTATGGTTCCAAATGGATAATTATTGGCTATACCTTTAGAGAGATGAGTTTGTAGAAACGATCCATAGTTTGCAGAGTTGTCATGCATTGGAGGGGTCGCTGAGGTTTATCCAGCCATTGCCACATGGAGTGTGTTCAGATGGTAAGCATAACCGAGACTGTAAGTTGCTTTGCGACGGTTGATGACGAAAGCATTGCTAAATTGGGGCCATCTCAAGATAACCGTATGAACAAGGGGTTCTGCTCGGCTCTCCTATTGCTGAGTTGCTTGCTAGTAGTAATACTGCCATGGAGGAGTGCGGAGGCGCAGCGTCAACTGGTGAAGGCTCTCTACCTTCCACTGGCCGATCATTACACCGCAGTTGTTGCTTACGAAAAATATGGCTCACAGATGAAGCATGCAGATTTTCGTTTAGAAAAGATGAAGAGCTTGCTGCTGATGCGCGCTTATTTTATGTCAGGTGATGTGGATATGACCTTTATCGTCAGTCCGATGGCGATGGATATGTTCCGCGAGCATCCGAATTTTCGTTGGGTCAGCCTGATGCACCGGGATGGCAATGCGATGGCGATCAATGATCAGCTAAACATGGATGCAAAACTAGAGGAGGAGCGGATCAGGCGTAAGCCCGATGCCAGAGTAGCTGATGCGCTGGTTAAGGCTGGAAAGCGTTTGGGGAAGCCCAGTCAGGTTGGGATTCCACACCAGTTAGCAACACACTCGGTAATTCTCTACAAATATCTCAAAGATCAGGGTAAGTCTCTTACCTTTGAAAGGGGCAAGCATCAGGATGTGCTTGCCATCCAGGTTGATCCCCCAAGGCCCCCTCATTTATCAAGAAGAATAATAGTCGTGCTATTCCTGCCTCTTTTGTGCAGTCACTTCCCTGGGCTGATGTGGTTGAGACAGGGGACTATGGCCATGTCGCCTGGTATTCCAAGGACGTGATGCCCTGGCCGAATGGTCATGTGGAGTGCATCGCTTTGGCGACCGATCGAGCGATCGCCTCCAAGGAGAAGGCTATTCGGGAGGTGGTACATTATATTCACCGCGCGGGCGGGGACATAGAGCTGGCTAGAAAAAATGGCGGCCAGCAGTTGGATGTAATTACCGAGATGATCCGAAAACATATCCCGGAACATAACAGGGAAGCGATCATTCAGAGCCTGCGTCTGGATTTGGACGTAATTAATTACCGAAACCTGGATGTTGATGAAAATGCCAAGGGTAGCATGCGGCAGATCATGGAGCTCGCAATCGAGGGGGGGATGCTTAAGCAGAGGATCGATATCGATGCGTTTGCGGAGCAGCGTTTTAATAGTCAACTGATAGATCAGCACTAGGAGAACTGAGTTATGGAAACACAACCTAATAACAGTGAACTCAGCGGCTCCGGTGGGACAAAAAATTTTTTTATGGGACGAGGTCTGGGGCGTTCGCTTTTGCTCTGGTTTCTGTTTTTATCGCTGATCCCCTTGCTGATCGCCAGTACCATTAGCTACTTCAGTGCCCGGGATGCATTGCGTGAAGATGCCTATAACGCTCTGGAGACAGTGACGAAGCTCAAGACTGCTAATATCAGCTCATATTTTAACGAGCACCTGATGGTGGATCTGGATAACCAGGCTCGGATGCACACCAATGTAAACCTGTTGGAAAGCCTGACCAAAGCCTGGCAGCGTAGCAATAAAAGCTTAAGTGACTTCGTGAAAAGCTATCCCTGGGAGGTCATTGTCCACGAGCAGGCTGCTGATCTAATAACCTTCACCAAGACCTATCATGATCAGGATGTTTTGCTATTAGATACCCAGGGCAATGTGTTGTTTTCGGTCAAGCGCTGGAGCGACTTGGGAACTAACCTGGTGAGCTCCGGAGACCCAAAGTTGTCAGCTGCTCTGGAACAGGCACTGAAAAGCGGCAAGCCGGTTTTTTCGGATCTGATAGCTTATGCGCCTGCTGACAACAGGGTGACAGGATTTCTGATCTCAGTGTTACTCAATGACAGCGGCGATAAAATTGGATTGATAGTCCTCGAGATTTCGGTCGATGCGATCGATAGCATTTTGCAGCATTCCCTGGCCCAGGGAGACAGCGGGGCGATCTACCTTATTGGCAACGACCTGAAGATGCGCTCTCACTCCCACGAGGGGGGCAGGAGATGGTACTCAATCAACGGGTCGACACCATGCTGACCCGGCAATGGCGAGACTCCCTTGATTCGACAGGAGCCACTGTAGAAGATAAGCACTCTCATACTTTCCAGTACACAGGCACCCAGGGCCGTATGATGCTGGGAGTCTATGAAACCATAGAGGTGGGTGGGGTTCGCTTCGGGGTCATATCTGAGCTCCCACTGGCAGAGGCGATGGCACCGGTTACCACCCTTGGTCAGATCTCTTTGCTGTTACTGATACTGACAGCCCTGGTCGTTGCCGTGATTGCGGTGCTTCTCACTCGGCGTATCGTCCGGCCGATCCTGGCGCTGTCAGCGGGAGCAGACAGGATAAGCAGTGGTGATCTGCAGCAGGAGATTGAGAGCAGTTCGACCAACGAGATAGGAGGCCTGGCAGACAGCTTTAACCAGATGTTACGCAACCTGCGTTCGACCCGGGAGCAGACGGCGGCTCTGGATTGGCTCAAGACGGGTCAAGCCGGACTCAATGAGGTGACTCGTGGTGAGCAGGATCTGGCATCGCTGGGGAACAATATCATCAGCTACCTCGCTCAATATCTTGATGCCGAAATTGGAGCTATCTACCTGGCTGAAGAGGGACATCTGCGGATGATTGGTAGCTACGCCTACAGCCAGCGCAAGAATCTCTCCAACGAGTTTGCTCCCGGAGAGGGACTGATCGGCCAGGCGGCGCTTGAGAAAAAGCCAATCCTTTTGACCAACTGCCCGGATGATTATATCCGGATCCAATCCGGGTTAGGGGAGTCGGTGCCCCACAACATCCTGGTTTTTCCTGTGGTCAAAGATGGACAGACTCTGAGTGTCATAGAGCTTGGTTCTTTTGAGGTATTTGGTGAGGCCAAGCAGGAGTTTATGCAAGAGGTGTCACCTGCGATCTCCTCGATTCTCAAGACGGTCAATGCACAGGTGCAAACCCAAAAGCTGCTGGAGGAGACCCAGGCTCAGTCCAGGCAGCTACAGACTCAGCAGGAGGAGTTAAGGGTTGCCAACGAAGAGCTTCAATCTCAGCAGGAGGAGCTAAAGACAGCTAACGAAGAGCTCCAGGAGCAGACCGGTCGCCTGCGAGCCTCTGAGGAGAGCCTGCAGGCACAGCAGGAGGAGCTGCGGGTTACCAATGAGGAGCTGGAGGAGAAAAATGAGCAGCTCGAAAATCAGACCCGCGAGGTTGAGCAGGCGCGCGAAGATGTGGAAGAGAAGGCTGAGGCCCTCGCCCAGGCCAGTAAATATAAGTCGCAGTTCCTGGCAAACATGTCCCATGAGCTTCGCTCTCCCCTGAACAGCCTGCTGCTGCTGGCTGACTCCCTCAGGCAGAACAAAGAGGGGAACCTTAACGAGGATCAGGTGGAATCGGCCGGGATTATCTTTGACAGTGGTAATGATCTCTTGTCACTGATTAATGAGATCCTGGATCTGTCGAAAATCGAGGCGGGACGGATGGATCTCAATCTTGAGTCTGTCGCTCTTGATGAGCTGGGGGATGAGGTAAAGGCTGGTTTTGGTCATCTTGCCAGGGCAAAAGGGCTGAAGCTTGAGATAGAGCTGACGGAGGTGCTTCCCGAGAAGATCACCACAGATCGCAAGCGACTAATGCAGATCCTCAAGAACCTGGTGTCCAATGCGATCAAGTTTACCGAGCACGGAGAGATAGCGATCCACTTCAGGGTGCCGGAGGATTCGGTGAGATTCAAACATAGTGGTTTGAGTGTAGAGCAGTCCCTGGCGATTGAGGTGAGTGATACCGGGATTGGGCTGGCCGCCGATAAGCAGAAGATGATTTTTGAGGCGTTTCAGCAGGCCGATGGTGGCACCGCCAGGCGTTACGGGGGGACGGGGCTCGGGCTTGCGATCTCAAGGGAGCTGGCAAACCTGCTCGGAGGGGAGATCCAGCTCGAGAGTGAACCCGGCAAGGGGTCAACCTTTACCCTCTACCTACCGCTGGCAATGACTCAGCCCGAGATAGACGTTGAGACTAAGGCTCACTTTCCGCTCGAAAAGCCGCCGGCTCCCAAGCTGCAGATAAAGAGTGCAGCAAAGCCTGTCGTCACGCCTTTTGCAGATGATCGCAATCAGCTTGAGGATGACAAACAGACGCTATTGGTGATTGAGGATGATGTGAATTTTGCCAAGATCCTCTATCAGCATGCCCGGGATCACCACTTTAATTGCCTGGTAGCCTTGACCGGTGAAGAGGGGCTGGAGCTGGCGAAGCAGCACCAACCAACGGCGATCACCCTGGATCTCAAGCTGCCCGGAGTCGATGGCTGGGCCGTACTTGGTTGTCTCAAAGATGACCCTCAGACTCGTCATATACCGGTGCATATCATCTCATCCCTGGAAGGAGACGCCGAGTCCCTGCGCCGCGGTGCCATAGGTCATCTGGCAAAGCCAGCGACGCAGAAGGATCTTGAGGATGTTTTCGGGCGCATCGAAGCGATCTCCAGCCAGCAGTTAAAGCGGTTACTGCTGGTGGAGGATAGCCGGGGCGACCGTAAGGCGGTGACCGAGCTTCTCGATGGGATGGAGATCATTATTGATGAGGTTGAAAGCGGTGAGGAGGCCTTCGAGGCTTTGCGGCAGCAAAAGTATGATTGTGTGATCTTAGATCTGGGGCTCAGAGACATGGATGGTGGGGAGCTGCTTCGCAAGTTAAACCATGAGTCTAAGGTCGATATTCCGCCGGTGATTATATACACCGCCCGGGATCTCACCCGCGATGAAGAGATAGAGCTACGTGAATATGCAAGCACCATAGTTCTGAAAAATGTGCGCTCCCAGGAGCGGTTACTGGATGAGGTCTCGCTGTTTTTGCACAGTGTGGTGAGCGATATGCCGGAGCAGAAGCAGAAGATTATCTCCAATCTGCATGACACAGATTCGATGCTGATTAATCGTAAGGTGCTGGTGGTCGATGATGATATGCGCACCATGTTTGCACTCTCAAAACTGCTGAGCAGTCATGGATTGGTGGTATTGCGCGCCGAAGACGGGGCAAAGGCCCTTGAGGTTCTCGGCAGTGCTCCGGATATTGAGTTGGTATTGACCGATATCATGATGCCGGGGATGGATGGCTATGAAACCATTGAGAAAATTCGTGCCCAGGAGCGATTCAGAAAGCTCCCTATCATTGCTCTGACAGCCAAGGCGATGGCTGAGGATCGTGAGCGTTGCTTTGCGGTCGGTGCCAGTGACTATCTGCCCAAACCGGTTGATCAGACGCGCTTACTGTCGATGCTGAGAGTCTGGCTCTATCGCTAACTTGGATAACCCAACCTGACGGAGGCTTGCGTGAACCAGGACACTCTTGAGCAAATCGAGATCGAGCTCTTGCTGGAGGCTATCTATCTGACCCATGGCTATGATTTTCGCTCCTATGCCAGAGCCTCACTGGATCGGCGGATCCGCCAATTTGTTGCGACTTCGGAGTTTCGCACCATCTCAGAGCTGATCCCTGCGGTGTTGCATGATCGGGAGATCTTTAGTCGGGTGGCGCAAAACTTCTCAATCTGTGTGACCGAGATGTTCCGCGATCCCTTCGTCTACCAGGCGATTCGTGCCAAGGTGCTTCCGCGTCTGAGTAGCTACCCGTTTTTTAAGGTCTGGCATGCAGGCTGTGCCAGCGGGGAAGAGGTTTACTCGGTGGCGATCGTGCTTCAGGAGGAGGGACTGTTGGAGCGGGCAACCCTCTATGCAACCGATTTTAATCCACAGGCGCTGGAGCTGGGACGCAGTGGGATCTATCCGCTGGAAAAGATGCAGGTTTATACCAAAAATTACCAGCAGGCGGGCGGCACCAGCAGTTTCTCCGATTATTACCATGCTCGCTATGATGCGGCGGCTCTCAATGAGACCCTTAAACAGAGGATCACCTTTGCGGCCCACAACCTGGTGACCGACGGGGTGTTTGGTGAAACTCAGCTGGTGTTTGCCCGTAACCTGCTTATCTACTTCAACCAGGAGCTGCAGAACCGGGTGCTGAGGCTTTTTACCGACAGCCTGGTGCATGGCGGATTTCTCTGCCTGGGGACGGCTGAGTCGATCGAATTTTCCCAGGTGGCAGATTGCTATGAGGTGGTGGATGCAGAAGCCAGGATCTACAGGAAGGTGCTATGAGTCGAGCCTGCTACCGGGCGGTCGTGATGGGCGCTTCAATGGGAGGAATGGAGGCATTGATCTCGGTTCTTGGAGCTTTGCCCGAGGATTTTTCTTTACCTGTGCTGGTGGTCCAGCACCTGCACGCCTCCGATCGTGGGCGTTTTGCCCGGCACCTGGACCAAAAGGTACAGCTGAGGGTGAAGAGTGCCGTCGATAAAGAGCAGATCTATCCGGCCCGGGTCTATCTGGCCCCGGCCAACTATCACCTGCTGGTGGAGCGAGATGAAACCCTGGCTATGAGCCTGGATCTGCCGGTGAACTGGTCACGCCCCTCCATTGATGTCATGTTCGAGAGCGCGGCGCGGGTTTGGTGTCACCAGTTGATAGGTCTCATACTCAGCGGCACTCAGCGCGATGGGGCCTTTGGCCTGAGCTGTGTCGCCGAGCGCGGAGGCCTGACTCTGGTGCAGGATCCGCAAACGGCTCACAGCGATGAGATGCCTCGTGCAGCCCTTGATGCAGCGCGGGTTGATCATGTGCTGCCTCTGTCAGAGATCGGCGGTTTTCTCAGGGTGGCCGCGGCCCAAAGTGAGTCTCAATTGGAGTGGACTATGATCAAACAGAGGGGGGCTCAGATATGAACCAGAAGATCCTGATTGTAGATGACAAACAAGCCAACCTGATGGCTCTGCAGCAGACGCTGGCTGAGGTTCAGGCCGAGGTGATCAGTGCTCTGAGCGGAGATGAAGCGCTACGCTTAGCCTTGAATCATAATTTTGCGTTGGCGATCCTGGATGTCAACATGCCGGAGATGGATGGCTATGAACTGGCTGAGATCCTGCGCAATGATGAGCGAACCCAGTTTACCCCCATTATCTTTTTGACCGCCCTGTGTGTCGAAGAAACAGATGTATTCAAGGGGTATGAGGCGGGAGCGGTGGATTATCTGGTGAAGCCCTATAACCCGAGGATCTTGCTGGGTAAGGTTCGGGGATTTCTGCTCCTTGATCAGCAGCGAAAGTTGTTACATCAACAGCAAAAGCAGCTGGAAGCCACCAACCGTGAGCTTGAGGCTTTCTCTTATTCGGTTTCCCATGATCTCAAGGCCCCTTTGCGAGCCCTGTCTGGCTTTAGTGAGGCCCTGGTTGAGGATTATGGAGAGGTGATCCAGGGCGAGGGACAGCTCTATCTTAAGCGATTGCAGAACTCAGCCAAAGAGATGGCGGATCTGATTGATGATCTGTTGCGGTTATCGCGCTCGACCCGTGCCGAGATGCACCGTAGTGAGGTTAACCTGTCACAGATGGCAAAAAAGATCATCGGTCAGCTTGAGCTGCAACAACCGGATCACCCCATTGAGATCAGCGTGATGGCGGATCTGTTTGCCTATGCCGATCAAGGTTTGATGCTCAGTGTGCTGGAGAACCTATTCAGCAATGCCTGGAAATTTACCCAAAACCGGGATGATGCGCATATTGAGTTTGGCTGCCGGGAGATCGATGGCCAGGTGACCTACTATGTCCGGGACAATGGGGCCGGCTTTAATATGAGCATGGCGGATAAGCTCTTTACTCCCTTCGGTCGCCTGCATCGCAGGGATGAATATCCCGGAACCGGAATCGGACTGGCGACCGTGCAACGGATCATCCATCGCCATGGTGGACGGATCTGGGCCGAGAGTGAGCCGGACAGGGGAGCAAGCTTCTTTTTCCAGCTCGGTGAGGAGATCAAACTTCCTGAGGTGCTGGCGGCGAACCCTCTGCGGGTGAGTAACGCTCCCTGAGTAAGGGGCTACCTGAGGTACTTTAGCTCAGGGGGCGGCAACGGTGAGATCGGGCAAGGCCTGAAGAGGGTCTCGGATCTGGTAGCGATAGTTGAGCTCCCGGCAGATCCGTGACCCATCGATGACTCTGTCCTGATCTTTCGACCCTTGTGCTGCAAACTTGGGGAGGGGGACTCCCAGCAGTTGACTTGCCCTGGTATAAAATGCTTCCCGGGTTGGATGGTGAGGCGGGCAGAGATTGTAGCAGTTGCCAGGCAGCGGCTTCGAATACTCAAGCAGCGCGCACACACCGCCGATGGCATCGTCCAGGTGCAGCATATTCACTGAGTTTTGTCCCGAGGGCAGGCTTTTCTTTCCCGATAGAAAGCGCCCCGGGTGACGCTCAGGGCCCATCAGACCGGCAAAGCGGACGATGCAGGCATTGGGTAAAGCGGCAAAGAGCTGCTCGGCCTGAATAAGCCTGTGGGCCCCGGGGCTGTCACTCAGAGGAGATCCTTCATCAAGACGAGTTCCCGGAGCATAGACACCTGTGCTGCTGATAAAGATCAGCCGCCGATAATTTCTTTCACTGAGCCTCTGTTGCAGTGTTTTGAGCTGAGCCAGGTAGGGATCAGAGCCTGGATCCTGCCCCCTGGAAGGGGGGATATTGATGAGAATATTATCGGTATCGAATAGCTCCGGGCAGTCGGTCAGGAGCTCGGGGTAAGCGAGATCGAGTCGTGAAGCCAGGATCCCCTGCCTGCGAAGCTGTGTTACTCCCTCTGGATTCCGCTTGCTTCCTTTGACCCTGTACCCCCTGGCAAGCAGCTCTTTTGCCAGAGGCAGGCCGAACCAGCCGCAGCCGATGATTGAAATAGTTATCATGGGTAGCACCTTATTTGGATTCTTTGGTCATTTCCGGATTTATTTCCCGGGCTTAGTCTGTTGTGAGATTTTGTCTCAGGATCTCCAGGCTAGCATTGAGTTGAGAGGCCTCTTCGGGGGGAGTCCCTGTAGAAGTTCAGATTCCAATTCCCTCTGGATCTGGTAGAGCTTTTGACAGCAGAGCTGGCCGGGCTCGGTGAGGGATAAAAATATCTCCCGTCCCTCACGTTGGCGCTTAATTAAACCCAATTGATCAAGGGCCGTTAACCATCGGGTCACCAGTGATTTAGAGCGTTGTAGTTTTTGTACCAGATAACTTTGATTGTATTTCTCGGCGTCACGGCGATACATCATCATCAGAATGCGGCACTGGGCATAGGAGAGCTCGCTTCCCTCATGCTTCACCTGTTCGGAGAAACGGTTTTTCAGATGAAAAGAGATGCTTTGCAAGAGATCAATCATTGCCATGGGGTGTGTCATCAGAAAGTGCCTTGTGTCGGTTTGCCAGTATGCTCTCGGGGTGAAAAAGGGTCATAAACAGGATCCAGCCCATCGCAAGTCCCAGTAGGGCTCCAAAGGATCGCTGGAACACATCGCTGAATATACTCTGCAGTGGCATGGAGGAGAACCCAGCTGTCAGAACAATCAGTAGCATTGCTGCTGCCTGACAATAGCCATATTCATGACCATTACTGATCCCATGATAAGCCAGGACAAACAGGATGATAGCGATCACTGGTAGCATGATCAGAATATTGTCACAGATATTTTGTAAAAGCATCAGCAGAATCAAGCTTGGCAAAATAAACAAGATCCCACCCATTGCCCGGTTGGAGCCATAGCGCATACCTGCCGAGTATTCAGGATTGATTAACATGATCATAGGAACCAGGGC from the Dongshaea marina genome contains:
- a CDS encoding IS5 family transposase; the encoded protein is MGKSNGKIKNWSQYNKALVKRGSITFWLDENAVKNWHCQEHHGDRGRGFTFSDTAIETALMLKGVFSLPLRGLQGFLDSVFQLMNVPLKSPTYSCISKRAKTVEIKYRRPSRGPVAHVVVDGTGLKIHGEGEWKMRKHGKEKRRVWRKLHLAVDAQTHEIIAAEVSLDSVGDNEVLPTLLNPLRRKIQQVSADGAYDTEACYALLQRKGCKPTIPPRSNAAYWKGDHPRNEAVEALKNGQLSQWKHDNDYHQRSLAETAMSRYKQLNSPQLSLRCYNGQVGEALAGVKALNKVIGLGMPVRQQAA
- a CDS encoding PLP-dependent transferase — protein: MGIPQGFNAAKILSPKRNSSSAQSIDELALEQLRHFGISADSDYGEALRRLATDLYHAQSDMSQLWAITSETLAQLDKKDKLAYFNAKRFLSFQLAKILDGLQNPFRQTAQSLDHTQATLLAKGSYPLFDNISAIFSATPVIARTATYIFACNEWVDDAFHGKEMTHQIYSRLLNPTSISLANAIVDLEAGPYTADYLAWNFNSGMAAIDALLSNVMCYGDVLLVSRNIYGGVHQLLVDHYARRDKLNLQIEWFEGYTGEEFDSCLNRVKTQYRDKLSEKKLHIYLESPCNPHGYVLDVPEICRIAHQSGEHLVMLDSTLATPILNKPLQRPEPAERPDYVVHSYTKDISGTGASTAGVVIGQGHRMFIPKGEQINGVSWENSMFWDVYYIKGAFLDADKAYEVLTGMKTLSERAYKKAINTTAFTNFLASHPQLNVHSHAVASDKNSDLREKCLEQGLPCALFTVDMEDAGIDKESFSRFFDGLEPGFSLMVSLGQSNTMILCPALTSHSELSPEAMREANIFPTTMRISVGCESVKDLIAALINATRAHIDPIKPGFSDQFMSAQEIDRMVERVTLDIYRKQLAAMPSMQHLLES
- a CDS encoding ABC transporter substrate-binding protein; the protein is MLVVILPWRSAEAQRQLVKALYLPLADHYTAVVAYEKYGSQMKHADFRLEKMKSLLLMRAYFMSGDVDMTFIVSPMAMDMFREHPNFRWVSLMHRDGNAMAINDQLNMDAKLEEERIRRKPDARVADALVKAGKRLGKPSQVGIPHQLATHSVILYKYLKDQGKSLTFERGKHQDVLAIQVDPPRPPHLSRRIIVVLFLPLLCSHFPGLMWLRQGTMAMSPGIPRT
- a CDS encoding cache domain-containing protein: METQPNNSELSGSGGTKNFFMGRGLGRSLLLWFLFLSLIPLLIASTISYFSARDALREDAYNALETVTKLKTANISSYFNEHLMVDLDNQARMHTNVNLLESLTKAWQRSNKSLSDFVKSYPWEVIVHEQAADLITFTKTYHDQDVLLLDTQGNVLFSVKRWSDLGTNLVSSGDPKLSAALEQALKSGKPVFSDLIAYAPADNRVTGFLISVLLNDSGDKIGLIVLEISVDAIDSILQHSLAQGDSGAIYLIGNDLKMRSHSHEGGRRWYSINGSTPC
- a CDS encoding response regulator encodes the protein MVLNQRVDTMLTRQWRDSLDSTGATVEDKHSHTFQYTGTQGRMMLGVYETIEVGGVRFGVISELPLAEAMAPVTTLGQISLLLLILTALVVAVIAVLLTRRIVRPILALSAGADRISSGDLQQEIESSSTNEIGGLADSFNQMLRNLRSTREQTAALDWLKTGQAGLNEVTRGEQDLASLGNNIISYLAQYLDAEIGAIYLAEEGHLRMIGSYAYSQRKNLSNEFAPGEGLIGQAALEKKPILLTNCPDDYIRIQSGLGESVPHNILVFPVVKDGQTLSVIELGSFEVFGEAKQEFMQEVSPAISSILKTVNAQVQTQKLLEETQAQSRQLQTQQEELRVANEELQSQQEELKTANEELQEQTGRLRASEESLQAQQEELRVTNEELEEKNEQLENQTREVEQAREDVEEKAEALAQASKYKSQFLANMSHELRSPLNSLLLLADSLRQNKEGNLNEDQVESAGIIFDSGNDLLSLINEILDLSKIEAGRMDLNLESVALDELGDEVKAGFGHLARAKGLKLEIELTEVLPEKITTDRKRLMQILKNLVSNAIKFTEHGEIAIHFRVPEDSVRFKHSGLSVEQSLAIEVSDTGIGLAADKQKMIFEAFQQADGGTARRYGGTGLGLAISRELANLLGGEIQLESEPGKGSTFTLYLPLAMTQPEIDVETKAHFPLEKPPAPKLQIKSAAKPVVTPFADDRNQLEDDKQTLLVIEDDVNFAKILYQHARDHHFNCLVALTGEEGLELAKQHQPTAITLDLKLPGVDGWAVLGCLKDDPQTRHIPVHIISSLEGDAESLRRGAIGHLAKPATQKDLEDVFGRIEAISSQQLKRLLLVEDSRGDRKAVTELLDGMEIIIDEVESGEEAFEALRQQKYDCVILDLGLRDMDGGELLRKLNHESKVDIPPVIIYTARDLTRDEEIELREYASTIVLKNVRSQERLLDEVSLFLHSVVSDMPEQKQKIISNLHDTDSMLINRKVLVVDDDMRTMFALSKLLSSHGLVVLRAEDGAKALEVLGSAPDIELVLTDIMMPGMDGYETIEKIRAQERFRKLPIIALTAKAMAEDRERCFAVGASDYLPKPVDQTRLLSMLRVWLYR